A single region of the Podospora pseudopauciseta strain CBS 411.78 chromosome 1, whole genome shotgun sequence genome encodes:
- the TOA1 gene encoding transcription factor IIA subunit alpha (BUSCO:EOG092651HW; EggNog:ENOG503P5JD; COG:K), with protein MSNVHVGQVYEAVIQGVIDAVRVDFEENGVEDGVLEDLKKKWQMKLSQLNVAQFPWDPKPEQPAPPAQPAAPPAPAPQAAPPPQAAYTQSTLSPQTSAQPLSLPNINQPHSNGVPVKQEPGLVRSEPVAIKQEPGAGSQPVHPGYHNASHPSLPTVNPSIAATRAVQALQNKYGEGAAASIASMSNGNGKVGQGNVGQAQQQQQQVQQQHAQHQQHPQQQQYQQHPQHPQQQRPQHPQQIQQQHMQRPQQGGPQQLTPEQVYQRQMQQQMQQRMQLQAQQAQQQRGIAPNNLPNAQTDGPSDDCWEAVMMRRNAEGQAVEMGRVEIDDHLHAQIAARAKQMEGGGLMLPLKQATKVRSLDNRRNRAAGGPSQVDGGEDDMKDEDLDDDAINSDLDDSDDNKEDEDEDDDMGHMMLCMYDKVQRVKNKWKCTLKDGVLTVNGKEYVFHKATGEYEW; from the exons ATGTCGAACGTTCACGTTGGCCAGGTTTACGAGGCTGTGATTCAGGGAGTCATCGACGCTGTGCGCGTTGATTTCGAGGAGAATGGTGTCGAGGATGGCGTGCTCGAGGACCTGAAGAAG AAATGGCAAATGAAGCTCTCGCAGCTCAACGTGGCCCAGTTTCCCTGGGACCCGAAGCCAGAGCAGCccgctcctccagctcaacCAGCCGCTCCCCCGGCTCCAGCGCCGCAAGCCGCTCCCCCACCGCAGGCGGCTTATACCCAGTCTACGTTGAGCCCTCAGACTTCAGCTCAACCTCTCTCGCTGCCAAATATCAACCAGCCTCATTCCAACGGGGTGCCCGTCAAGCAGGAGCCAGGGTTGGTCAGGTCCGAGCCGGTCGCTATCAAGCAGGAACCCGGCGCTGGCTCTCAACCCGTGCATCCTGGTTATCACAATGCCTCCCACCCTAGCCTGCCTACTGTCAACCCCAGCATAGCCGCTACCCGGGCTGTGCAGGCTTTGCAAAACAAGTACGGCGAGGGAGCTGCTGCCTCCATTGCCTCCATGTCCAACGGTAATGGTAAGGTCGGACAAGGGAACGTTGGCCaagcccaacagcagcaacagcaggtccagcaacaacatgctcaacaccagcaacaccctcagcagcagcagtatcagcaacacccacagcatcctcaacaacaacgcccccaacaccctcagcaGATTCAGCAACAGCACATGCAACGGCCACAGCAGGGTGGACCTCAGCAGCTGACCCCCGAGCAGGTGTATCAACGACAGATGCAGCAACAGATGCAGCAACGCATGCAGCTACAGGCTCAACAggctcagcagcagcgtgGGATTGCCCCCAACAACTTGCCTAATGCCCAGACTGATGGCCCTAGCGATGACTGCTGGGAGGCTGTCATGATGCGCCGCAACGCCGAAGGCCAGGCTGTCGAGATGGGCCGCGTCGAGATTGATGATCATCTTCACGCCCAGATCGCCGCCCGAGCCAAGCAGATGGAGGGCGGCGGCCTGATGCTTCCTCTGAAGCAGGCCACCAAGGTCCGCAGCCTTGACAATAGACGGAACCGCGCTGCTGGGGGTCCTTCCcaggttgatggtggggaggatgacatGAAGGATGAGGATTTGGATGACGATGCGATCAACTCTGACTTGGACGACTCCGACGACAacaaggaggacgaggatgaggatgatgacatGGGGCATATGATGCTTTGCATGTATGACAAGGTGCAGAGGGTGAAGAATAAGTG GAAGTGCACACTCAAGGATGGCGTCCTGACTGTGAACGGCAAGGAGTATGTCTTCCACAAGGCTACGGGGGAGTACGAGTGGTAA
- the slp1 gene encoding WD repeat-containing protein slp1 (COG:D; COG:O; EggNog:ENOG503NWFX), producing the protein MATATVSTPLKSHTGLFSSRTAGGRMPLTPSPRQRAIPINLNSSPFTPEKSSNERGASKPVYGGNLGARLARASSKSHHRDSPKSNIAAGVSTPRKALELGVSDFTLTGTGVPTKVSPKARKTTHVKQKSSKTTISYNADRFIPNRGASSAIANVGSGKLDLQEKQRSRTGHSEASSIVASAADDALVALEGLNIEEEEEESYSRPSPNSVAYQDSLADACGVNLNTRILQFKPAPPESSKPIDLRQQYNRPLKPANAPPQFRRRIATAPERVLDAPGLIDDYYLNLLDWSSGNQVAIGLERNVYVWSADEGAVSCLLETTPDTYVSSVKWSGDGAYVGVGLGTGEVQIWDVAEGVKIRSMHGHETRVGVMGWNKHLLSTGSRSGLVFNHDVRIAEHKVAELASHTSEVCGLEWRSDGAQLATGGNDNLVSIWDARSLAVPKFTKTNHKAAVKALAWCPWNMNLLATGGGSYDRHIHFWNTTSGARVNSIDTGSQVTSLRWSPHYREIVSSSGFPDNSLSIWSYPTLVRNVEIPAHESRVLHSCLSPDGQMLATAAADESLKFWKVFEKKAGAGAGVGSSGSSAKAGLSKQMTIR; encoded by the coding sequence ATGGCTACCGCTACAGTATCAACTCCCCTCAAGTCCCACACGggtctcttctcctcccgcaCCGCCGGTGGTCGCATGCCGttgaccccctcccctcgtcAGCGtgccatccccatcaacctcaactcCTCTCCATTCACCCCCGAGAAGTCGAGCAATGAGCGTGGCGCTTCCAAGCCAGTCTACGGCGGCAACCTTGGTGCTCGCCTTGCCAGAGCTTCAAGCAAGAGCCATCACCGCGACTCTCCCAAGTCCAACATTGCCGCTGGTGTCTCGACCCCTCGCAAGGCGCTCGAGCTTGGTGTTTCCGACTTCACCTTGACTGGTACTGGTGTCCCCACCAAGGTCTCTCCCAAGGCCAGGAAGACCACGCACGTCAAGCAAAAGTCATCCAAGACCACCATCTCCTACAACGCCGATCGCTTCATTCCCAACCGGGGAGCTAGCTCGGCCATCGCCAATGTCGGTTCGGGAAAGCTCGACCTCCAGGAGAAGCAGCGCTCGAGAACTGGCCATAGCGAGGCCTCTTCCATCGTTgcctctgctgctgatgatgctCTTGTTGCCCTCGAGGGTCTCAAcattgaagaggaggaagaggagtcCTATTCTCGCCCTTCGCCCAACAGCGTTGCCTATCAAGACTCTCTTGCCGATGCCTGTGGTGTCAACTTGAACACCCGTATCCTTCAGTTCAAGCCTGCCCCACCAGAGTCTTCAAAGCCTATTGATCTTCGTCAGCAATACAACCGGCCACTGAAACCCGCGAATGCCCCTCCTCAGTTCAGACGTCGCATTGCGACAGCCCCCGAGCGTGTTCTCGATGCCCCTGGTCTCATTGACGACTACTACCTCAACCTGCTCGACTGGAGCTCAGGAAACCAGGTCGCCATTGGCTTGGAGCGCAACGTATATGTCTGGTCGGCCGATGAGGGTGCCGTCAGCTGTCTCCTCGAAACCACCCCCGATACCTATGTTAGCAGTGTCAAGTGGTCCGGTGATGGTGCTTACGTCGGTGTCGGTCTCGGCACAGGCGAGGTTCAGATCTGGGATGTCGCTGAGGGTGTCAAGATCCGCAGCATGCACGGCCATGAGACTCGTGTTGGCGTCATGGGCTGGAACAAGCATCTTTTGTCTACTGGTTCCCGCAGCGGCCTGGTCTTCAACCATGATGTCCGTATCGCGGAGCACAAGGTTGCCGAGCTCGCCTCTCACACCTCTGAGGTTTGCGGCCTTGAGTGGCGCTCTGATGGTGCCCAGCTTGCTACCGGCGGCAATGACAATCTTGTCTCCATTTGGGATGCTCGCTCTCTCGCCGTTCCCAAGTTCACCAAGACCAACCACAAGGCCGCCGTCAAGGCTCTTGCCTGGTGCCCATGGAACATGAACCTCCTTGCTACCGGTGGCGGCTCGTACGATCGCCACATCCACTTCTGGAACACCACTTCCGGTGCCCGCGTCAACAGCATCGACACCGGCTCTCAGGTCACCAGCCTCCGGTGGAGCCCTCACTACCGCGAGATCGTCAGCTCAAGCGGTTTCCCCGACAACTCTCTCAGCATCTGGAGCTACCCTACCCTCGTCCGCAACGTCGAGATTCCCGCCCACGAGAGCAGAGTCCTCCACAGCTGCCTCAGCCCTGATGGTCAGATGCTGGCCACCGCTGCTGCCGATGAGAGCTTGAAGTTCTGGAAGGtgtttgagaagaaggccggtgctggtgctggtgtggGAAGCTCTGGGTCGTCGGCCAAGGCTGGGCTCAGCAAGCAGATGACGATCCGCTAA